The genomic DNA TTCGCGGTAACGGTCACCATGGGCAGCGGGTTGAATTCGCCGTTTTGGTACGGGGTGACGGCAAGCCAGCCTTCAAAGCGGTTGGAGTCGTCCTTGAGCTTGAGAACGCCGGTCATGTCCACGCCGTCGAAACCCGGCTCCACGGCGTAGGTGATTTCCACGTCTTCGGTGACGATTTCGGGCGCGTTGTCGCGCAGGATGAGTTGTGCCCGGATGGCGTTGCCCGGAGGCAGCAGGGTCCACTTGTCGGTTTGTGCGTAGAACCGCATGCCCTGATCGGCCCATGCCGTGAGGACGTATTCTGCGGAATCCGCGTCGAACGGAGCCGGTTCCACGGCCTCGGGATCGGGAATCGCGGCGGTTTCAACCGGTGCTTTGCCGTTGAGTCCCTGGGCAATGTAGGTGGCCAATGCCATGCGCTCTTCGGATGTGCCGACAAAGGGCGGCATGTAGGTGTTGAGCTTGCCCATGCCGGTCAGGAACGCGTCCATGCCGTTGGTGTCATACATGGCGGTGCGCTTGTGAATGTCATTCATGGGACCGCTTATGGAATGGCAGGAAGCGCATTCGAGCTGGAACAGGAATTCGCCCGCCTGCATGCGGTTGTCGTCCGTGATGCCTTCCTTGAGGGCCGGGGGTGCCCATTTCGCACTGGCGATGGCACCCTTCTGGTTGATGACCGGGACGTGCGACCTGATGATGGAGTTGGAATAAGTGTGGTTCCAGATGAGGTACGGCTTGCGTCCTGCCTCACGTATGAATTCAAAGGAACCGAACAGCCCCTGTCCCGCGATCAGCACGACGAGCGCGAGCTGGAAGCTCATGAGTTTCGGCATCCGGAATGCGAGAACCAGCCCGCCGATGAGTGTCAGCGCGCCGAAAATCCAGAACCACTGCATGAATTCGGCGACGCGCTGGGACTTGAGCATGATGAGGTCGTATTGTGCGGGAGGCAGGGCGGTCACGTACCACCAGCCGGTCGCCATGGTGGCGAGCACGCCTGCGATGGTCCATGCCGAACAGGACCGGACCACGGAAAGCCGGGTCTCGTCGTCCGGGATGCGTGTTGCCGTGACAAATCCGAACAGTCCGGCACAGGCCGCGGAGAAGAAGGTGCGGAAAACGAGCGACGGCCAGAAGGACGGATTGAAGAAACCGTCCCAGAAGTCCTTGGTCGTGATCCAGTCACCGGGCGTGAGCATGAAGCCGATGATGCCGTTGATGAGGAACAGGGAGAACCATCCGAAGATAAAGTAGAGCCAGCCCACTATTACGTGATCGCTGCGGTCCATGGTGTTCCACGTATAATAATAGATGATGAGCGCCACGATTTCGCCGAGGAAGCAGACCCATTCCGCGGCCCATCCGAACACGAACTGATGGATGAGCGTGATGGTCGCCTGTGGCGCGAGCAGTGCGATGGAGAACCAGATGGCCACACCCGAGACTGCGCCGAAAGCCATGGTCAGCAGCAGGAAGAAGCGGGTGTGTTTTTTGGCGTATTCAAGCAGGTGGATGTTGTTGGTGCGATATGCCGCCTGTTCGGTCAGCACGAGGAACAGGCCGCCGCCTACGGCGAAATGGGCCACGTAGACATGAACCGTCGCGATCAGTGCGATCCAGAAACCGCCGCCGAGGGTGGTGAGTTGCCAGATGGGATATTCCATGAGCTAGGCCCTCCCCTGACGGGACTTGAAGTAGAGCTTGAGCATGTAGCCGGTCAGTGCGAGTCCGACCACGAGAAAGCCGAGGAACAGGTACAGGGACGAATACTGGTGCGTGACCGGAGTGTCTTCGATGCGAAACCACGGAGCAAGAAAGAAGGTGCGTACCCAGTGCCGGGTGCAGCTCATGAAGAATACTGTGAGCACGGCCCATGTGGCAGCGCGTTTCGGCTGCTTCTGAAAACCTGCGGCAAGGAGCATGGCCGAGGCGAGGAGCGATGTCACCAGCGTCAGGGTGGCCGGGAGGTTGCCTCCCATGAACCCGAGCATGATGTCGCGGGGCAGGGCGATGAGGAACCACATTCCCACCGCGAGATTGACCAGTGTGGCGCGGGTGAGCCACGCCATGCCGGAATCGACATATTCATCGATCTTGCGCCATTGGCCGAGCAGGGCGACGAACAGGCCGCCGAGGGCGATGGAACCGAGCATGAAGTGCAGGAAGCGCGGGAAGAGCGTGGGGTCGCCCCAATTGAGGAACGCCGCACCGTTGTTTTCGAAGTATTGTGTCCATGCTGCGGGAAGCAGCATGAGCGTAGTGTTGTTGGTCAGCATGAAGCCGACATAGAGCAGACCTGCGAGTGAAAGCACGAACAGGGTGTTGCGCCTGCCCGGAGACATGGCGTCGTATTTGAATTTGTATGCGTAAAATCCGTAATAGGAGAAGAGCAGGGCCGCGATGACGCCGAGCCACCAGCCGCCCATGAGTACGGAACTGACGTAGTCGAAGTGCCCGTAGTTGACCTGAAGGAACAGGAGCGGAGCCACGCCCATGTTGATGGTCAGTGCGAGCAGCGGCGGGAGCTTTTGCCCAACGTCGTGCATGAGCCCGTCGTTTCCGCGTACGGTCCGGACAAGGCCTATGGCAGCCGAGCCGAGCAGCGCATTCATGAACAGGATGTGTGCAGTGAAGGTGAGGATGAGCAACACGTCGAACCATGCCCATGGAACAGGGATGGGTTCGGCCATCGGGATCAGGGATGCTGGAATCATGCGGCCTCCTTGGAGCTTTAACCTACCTTTAATATGTTTTTTTTGGTTCATGCACAAGTCCGGCCGCATATGCGTATGAAGCTGCACCTGGAAAAATTTTTTTTGTTTGTAACGAAATCGTAACACGTTTATTCTCCCTATTACCCGTTGAGGGGAATAATTTACTGCTTTACTGGGGGAATAATGAAAATCGGACAAAAAATGACGGTGCTGGGGTCTCTGCTGATCGGACTTACGACCGTCTGTATTCTCGGCATCCTCGTCTGGCAGAGCGGTGTCGTCGAAGAACGGCTGGCGGTATATTTTGAAAAACAGGCGCGGCACGAGGTTGAATTGGCTGTCGTGGATGCGGGTAATCTGCTGAAAACGCAGCATGCGACACTTTCCAAGCAGCTTGAAAACGACATGCATGTCCTGCTCGATCTGGTAAAGCGGGACGGCGGCATCCGCGTGATGGATGAGACGATAGACTGGAATGCAGTCAATCAGGTCTCCAAGGAAGGCAGCGTGGTTGCGCTGCCCAAGCTCAAGGTCGGATACGACTGGCTCGGTCAGAACGCCAATCCCAATGTGCCGACGCCGCTTGTCGATTCTCTCATGAATCTGACGGGTACCACCTGCACGGTTTTTCAGACCATGAATCCGCAGGGCGATTTGCTTCGCGTGGCGACCAATATCCTGAAGAACAACGGCAAGCGTGCCGTGGGAACGTATATCCCGAGCAGCAGCCCGGTGGCCAAGACCGTCAAGTCGGGCCAGACCTTTCGCGGAACCGCATATGTGGTCAATGCGTGGTATCTGACGCAGTATCGTCCCTTCAAGGACGATCAGGGCAATGTGCTCGGCTGTCTCTATGTCGGTTTGTTGCAGGAGGGCGTGGAGCAGCTTCGGGACGGCCTCAAGTCCGTCAAGCTCGGCTCCACCGGTTCTCTGACCGTGCTGGGCGGTTCCGGCAAATCTGCCGGAATCATCAAGATGCACAAGTCTGCGGACCGTGAGGGAGAAAACATTTTCGACGTGAAGGACGCTGAAGGCAACTCGGTCTACAGCGAAATTGTCAAGGCCGCCAAAGAGGCGGACGGCAAGCCGGTCACGCGTGTGGCGCTGCTCGACGAATCCGGTTCGGGGCGTCCGCAGGAAACCATCCTGACCGCTGTGTATTTCAAGCCGTGGGATTGGGTTATTCTTGGTACTGGGTATTTGGATGAATTCATGGCCGGAAAACACGCGGCAGACGAAGCGCTTGCCTCATCCCGCAATTGGACGGTCGGTATTGGTGTTGGCATGCTGGTCCTCGGTGTGATGCTGATCCTTCTTTTCGCCCGCCAGATCAGTGGGCATATCGGCAAGGTCGTGGATGTGCTCGCCTCCATCAATAAGGGTGAACTCGATGTCGAGCCTCTCAAGGTTCCGGCAGGCGGTCCCCGTGATGAACTGGACGTCCTCGGGCAGGCCCTCAACTCGACGGTTGAGACACTTCGTCACAACATCGAGGAGATTACCGAAAAGACCGAGGAAGCCCATGAAAAGGCCGAGGCCGCGGAAAAGGCCATGGCCGAAGCGGACGTGGCCCGCGCCGAGGCGGAGAGCGCCCGCCGTGAAGGCATTGTTCAGGCCGCCCGGCATATTCAGAGTGTTGTGGACCGGGTGTCTGCCGCTTCCAGCCAGATCGAGACCCAGTCGGAAATAATCGGCAAGGGCACGTCCGTCCAGCGTGACCGCGTGCAGGAAACTGCCACGGCCATGGAAGAGATGAACGCCACGGTTCTGGAAGTCGCCCGCAACGCGAGTGAAGCTTCTTCCATGGGTATGGAAGCCAAGGAGCTGGCCGTGGAAGGTGCCGGGATTGTCAGCAAGTCCGTGGAGGCCATGAACACCACGTTCGGTGCCGCGAAAGAATTGAAAGACGGCATGAACAAGCTCGAAGAGCAGGCCGACGACATCGGCAAGGTCATGGAAGTCATCACGGACATTGCCGACCAGACCAACCTGCTCGCCTTGAACGCGGCCATTGAGGCGGCGCGTGCGGGTGAAGCCGGCCGCGGATTCGCGGTCGTGGCTGACGAAGTCAGGAAGCTGGCGGAAAAGACCATGCAGGCGACGACCGAGGTCGGTAATTCGATTACCGCGGTTCAGGACGTTGCCCAGCAGAATATCACCAGCATGGACAAGGCACTTTCCGACCTCGGTGTGGCTGTTGAGATGTCCAGCAAGTCGGGAACGGTGCTCAAGGAAATCGTCGAAGGCGCGGAATTGTCTGCTGAACAGATTCAGGGAATCGCCACGGCGGCGGAACAGCAGTCCGCCACCTCTGAAGAGATCAACCGGGCCATCGAGGAGATCAACTCCGTGTCCACCGAGACCTCGCAGGGCGTCGCTGAATCCGCGGATGCCCTGCGCGAGATGGCTGCCCAGATGGCGGAACTGCAAAAGGTCATCGATAGCCTCATGCAGGACGCGGAAGCCTGATCG from uncultured Pseudodesulfovibrio sp. includes the following:
- a CDS encoding cytochrome ubiquinol oxidase subunit I; this encodes MEYPIWQLTTLGGGFWIALIATVHVYVAHFAVGGGLFLVLTEQAAYRTNNIHLLEYAKKHTRFFLLLTMAFGAVSGVAIWFSIALLAPQATITLIHQFVFGWAAEWVCFLGEIVALIIYYYTWNTMDRSDHVIVGWLYFIFGWFSLFLINGIIGFMLTPGDWITTKDFWDGFFNPSFWPSLVFRTFFSAACAGLFGFVTATRIPDDETRLSVVRSCSAWTIAGVLATMATGWWYVTALPPAQYDLIMLKSQRVAEFMQWFWIFGALTLIGGLVLAFRMPKLMSFQLALVVLIAGQGLFGSFEFIREAGRKPYLIWNHTYSNSIIRSHVPVINQKGAIASAKWAPPALKEGITDDNRMQAGEFLFQLECASCHSISGPMNDIHKRTAMYDTNGMDAFLTGMGKLNTYMPPFVGTSEERMALATYIAQGLNGKAPVETAAIPDPEAVEPAPFDADSAEYVLTAWADQGMRFYAQTDKWTLLPPGNAIRAQLILRDNAPEIVTEDVEITYAVEPGFDGVDMTGVLKLKDDSNRFEGWLAVTPYQNGEFNPLPMVTVTAKNMDGDTLAETKTTLPVSDQMGCRNCHGGPWEAAGSGISTPTADNILAVHDRMNRTDLASRAENGIVLCVECHDDPAQGVTGTDGLNLSAALHGVHAVYMADRNAENSCLMCHPKDTLRGQHNEAGLECTNCHGAIEDHAISLLKAEQEQGKQSADRLISLIVPRTMGNRDAINPRTPWENEPDCLTCHIGFEAPDSDNAFNTWTEDAAGLYSARRDEMDAVNCAACHGSPHAVYPATERDNALPMQYMGEAQALGAGGTCTVCHVDGMEDAAHHPGMGLD
- a CDS encoding methyl-accepting chemotaxis protein, with product MKIGQKMTVLGSLLIGLTTVCILGILVWQSGVVEERLAVYFEKQARHEVELAVVDAGNLLKTQHATLSKQLENDMHVLLDLVKRDGGIRVMDETIDWNAVNQVSKEGSVVALPKLKVGYDWLGQNANPNVPTPLVDSLMNLTGTTCTVFQTMNPQGDLLRVATNILKNNGKRAVGTYIPSSSPVAKTVKSGQTFRGTAYVVNAWYLTQYRPFKDDQGNVLGCLYVGLLQEGVEQLRDGLKSVKLGSTGSLTVLGGSGKSAGIIKMHKSADREGENIFDVKDAEGNSVYSEIVKAAKEADGKPVTRVALLDESGSGRPQETILTAVYFKPWDWVILGTGYLDEFMAGKHAADEALASSRNWTVGIGVGMLVLGVMLILLFARQISGHIGKVVDVLASINKGELDVEPLKVPAGGPRDELDVLGQALNSTVETLRHNIEEITEKTEEAHEKAEAAEKAMAEADVARAEAESARREGIVQAARHIQSVVDRVSAASSQIETQSEIIGKGTSVQRDRVQETATAMEEMNATVLEVARNASEASSMGMEAKELAVEGAGIVSKSVEAMNTTFGAAKELKDGMNKLEEQADDIGKVMEVITDIADQTNLLALNAAIEAARAGEAGRGFAVVADEVRKLAEKTMQATTEVGNSITAVQDVAQQNITSMDKALSDLGVAVEMSSKSGTVLKEIVEGAELSAEQIQGIATAAEQQSATSEEINRAIEEINSVSTETSQGVAESADALREMAAQMAELQKVIDSLMQDAEA